A single Symbiobacterium thermophilum IAM 14863 DNA region contains:
- the hydF gene encoding [FeFe] hydrogenase H-cluster maturation GTPase HydF — MAAERTPTGQRLHIAFFGRRNAGKSSLINALSRQAVSLVSPVPGTTTDPVRRPMELHPLGPVVLIDTAGIDDEGDLGRLRVERSFQVLDQTDLAVLAVPAGEEPGEAEERLVAELKRRGTPAVGAVTKADLDPAGARRQAARLEERFGFSFCACSCIGQPGVAALRQRIIAAAPVDPTEVPLLADLVRPGDLIVLVVPLDSGAPKGRLILPQVQAIREVLDAGGIAVTVRDRELPDALKSLGRRPALVVTDSQVFGTVNRAVPPEIPLTSFSILMARHKGDLAELVRGAQAIDRLRPGDRVLIAETCTHHQQKDDIGTVKIPRWLRERVGGELQFEWAHGGEMPEDLSPYRLIVHCGGCMVNRRLMLSRIRRAQAAGVPIVNYGVCIAHLNGILPRVLTPFREQGGMSGGNGG; from the coding sequence ATGGCAGCGGAACGAACGCCCACCGGTCAGAGACTCCACATCGCCTTCTTCGGCCGGCGCAATGCGGGCAAGTCCAGTCTCATCAACGCCCTGAGCCGGCAGGCGGTCTCGCTGGTTTCCCCGGTGCCCGGCACGACCACCGACCCGGTGCGGCGGCCGATGGAGTTGCACCCCCTGGGTCCGGTGGTCCTGATCGATACGGCCGGAATCGATGACGAGGGGGACCTGGGCCGCCTGCGGGTGGAGCGCAGCTTCCAGGTGCTCGATCAGACCGATCTGGCCGTCCTGGCCGTGCCTGCCGGCGAGGAGCCGGGCGAGGCGGAGGAGCGGCTGGTGGCGGAGTTGAAGCGGCGCGGCACGCCCGCGGTCGGCGCGGTGACCAAAGCGGACCTGGACCCCGCCGGCGCCCGCCGGCAGGCCGCCCGGCTGGAGGAACGGTTCGGCTTTTCGTTCTGCGCCTGCAGCTGCATCGGCCAGCCCGGGGTGGCGGCGCTCCGGCAGCGGATCATCGCCGCCGCCCCCGTGGACCCCACCGAGGTGCCGCTCCTGGCCGACCTGGTCCGCCCCGGCGACCTGATCGTCCTGGTGGTGCCCCTCGACTCAGGGGCGCCCAAGGGGAGGCTCATCCTCCCGCAGGTCCAGGCGATCCGGGAGGTGCTGGACGCCGGGGGCATCGCGGTGACGGTCCGGGATCGGGAGCTGCCTGACGCCCTGAAGTCCCTGGGACGGCGGCCGGCCCTCGTGGTCACCGACAGCCAGGTGTTCGGGACGGTCAATCGGGCGGTCCCGCCTGAGATCCCGCTCACCTCGTTCTCGATCCTGATGGCCCGGCACAAGGGCGACCTCGCCGAGCTGGTGCGGGGCGCGCAGGCGATCGACAGGCTCCGCCCGGGGGACCGGGTGCTCATCGCCGAGACCTGCACCCACCACCAGCAGAAGGACGACATCGGGACGGTCAAGATCCCGCGCTGGCTGCGGGAGCGGGTGGGCGGCGAGCTGCAGTTTGAGTGGGCGCACGGCGGCGAGATGCCTGAGGACCTGTCGCCGTACCGGCTGATCGTCCACTGCGGCGGCTGCATGGTCAACCGCAGGCTGATGCTGAGCCGGATCCGCAGGGCCCAGGCGGCCGGCGTCCCGATCGTCAACTACGGCGTCTGCATCGCCCATCTGAACGGAATCCTGCCCCGGGTCCTGACGCCGTTTCGGGAGCAGGGCGGGATGTCGGGGGGGAATGGTGGATGA
- the hydE gene encoding [FeFe] hydrogenase H-cluster radical SAM maturase HydE, with translation MIRQEVLALIARAEAGADLSRDELTCLLSLGGEEQKALFAAADRVRARVMGDGVHLRGLIEFSNICRMDCCYCGIRRSNRHVRRYRMTPEEIVAAAQGAWRLGYGSVVLQSGEGDALDPEELAGVVRQIKATTPLAVTLSVGERTREEYALWREAGADRFLLRHETADPELFARLRPGRRLEQRIQCLLWLRELGYQVGSGFMVGLPGQTVGTLADDILLLKRLNVEMAGIGPFIPAPHTPLADAAPGTVEQTLNAVACVRLSIQDAHVPATTALGSIHPRGRQLALACGANVIMPNVTPGKYREHYQLYPNKICLREEPEQCEPCVAALIVGEGRFVATGPGHSPRWTA, from the coding sequence ATGATCCGGCAGGAAGTGCTGGCGCTGATCGCCCGCGCCGAGGCCGGCGCGGACCTGAGCCGTGACGAGCTCACCTGTCTGCTGAGCCTGGGGGGCGAGGAGCAGAAGGCGCTTTTCGCCGCGGCGGACCGGGTGCGCGCCCGGGTGATGGGCGACGGGGTCCACCTGCGCGGCCTGATCGAGTTCTCCAACATCTGCCGCATGGACTGCTGCTACTGCGGCATCCGCCGCTCCAACCGGCACGTCCGCCGCTACCGCATGACCCCGGAGGAGATCGTGGCCGCTGCACAAGGCGCGTGGCGGCTGGGGTACGGCAGCGTGGTGCTCCAGTCCGGCGAAGGCGACGCCCTCGATCCCGAGGAGCTGGCCGGCGTGGTGCGGCAGATCAAGGCGACCACCCCGCTGGCGGTGACCCTGAGCGTGGGGGAGCGGACCCGGGAGGAGTACGCGCTCTGGCGGGAAGCGGGCGCCGACCGCTTCCTGCTCCGGCACGAGACCGCCGACCCGGAGCTGTTCGCCCGGCTGCGGCCCGGCCGCCGCCTGGAGCAGCGCATCCAGTGCCTGCTGTGGCTGCGGGAACTGGGCTACCAGGTGGGCAGCGGCTTCATGGTCGGGCTGCCCGGCCAGACCGTGGGGACCCTCGCCGACGACATCCTGCTCCTGAAGAGGCTCAACGTGGAAATGGCGGGCATCGGGCCGTTCATCCCGGCCCCGCACACGCCCCTGGCGGACGCCGCCCCGGGCACCGTGGAGCAGACCCTGAACGCGGTCGCCTGCGTCCGGCTCTCCATCCAGGACGCGCACGTGCCCGCCACCACCGCCCTGGGATCGATTCACCCCCGGGGGCGGCAGCTCGCCCTGGCGTGCGGGGCCAACGTGATCATGCCCAACGTCACCCCCGGGAAGTACCGGGAGCACTACCAGCTCTACCCCAACAAGATCTGCCTGCGGGAGGAGCCGGAGCAGTGCGAACCCTGCGTCGCCGCCCTGATCGTGGGCGAAGGTCGCTTTGTGGCCACCGGACCGGGGCACTCTCCCCGGTGGACCGCCTGA